ACGCCACGGACTGTCGCCACGCATCGTCATGCAGAACGACGACCAGGCCAACATGGATGCGCTGGTTCGGGCCGGCGCGGGCTGCGCGCTATTGCGCGAGGAAACCGCACTTGCGGGCGCCGCGTCCAGCGACTTCATCGTGTGGGGCCAGGCGCGCGTGGACGCGGTGCTTGGCTTCATGCTGCCTTACGAACGCGCTAGCGAGCCCGCGCTGGTCGCGTTAAGCTCGATCATTCAAGCCATCTGGAAGCCGCGCACGCCCATCGCGCCGGTCCAGGCATAAGGCTCAATCCCCGCAACAAGACTGCAATGACTGAAATCTGGTTCATCCGCCATGGCGAAACCGACTGGAATCGCCAGCGGCGCCTGCAAGGCTGGCAAGACATTCCCCTGAACGAATTCGGCGTCAACCAGGCAAGCCTGCTGGCCGCACGCCTGCACGAAGAAGCCAAGCACACGCCGATCCACGCGATCTACAGCAGCGACCTGCAACGCGCACACGCGACCGCCCTGCCCGTGTCCGAGCAGCTCGGTCTGCGCGTGCGCGTGGAACCGGGCATCCGCGAGCGGGGTTTCGGCGTGCTGGAAGGCCTGGATCATGAGCGCATCGACGTGCTGGCGCCGGAGGCTGCGGCGGCGTGGAAGAGCCGCGATCCGTTGCGCCCGCTGGACGGCGGCGAATCGCTCGGCCAGTTCCAGTCGCGCGTCATCAGCACGGTGGACGATATTGCCAGCCGCCACGAGGGCGAACGCATTCTGATGTTCACCCACGGCGGCGTGCTGGACATCATCTGGCGCCATGCGTCGGGCGTCCCGCTGAACGCGCCGCGTGACGCGGCGCTGCTCAATGTCAGCATCAACCGGGTCGGCGTCGACGGCCGCAAGTGGGAGGTGCTGGACTGGGGCGATGTAACGCACATTGCCGCCGAAGTGGGCGACGACGTGGTGCCTTGAGGCGCTGCCTGCCTTATGCCGTCTTGCGCGGTTTGCGCGGGGCGTTGCGGGCGAGTTTGTCGTAGACGGCGTTGGGGAGCAGGCGCATCAGCTTGGCCACAACGCCCATTTGCCACGGGATCACGGTATAGCTGGTCCCCTTGCCGATCGCCGCGTGCGCGCGCGATGCGAAGGCGTCCGCTTCCATCAGGAACGGCATCGAGTACGGGTTGTGTGCCGTCATGGCCGTCTTGATGTAGCCGGGCGCGATGGTCACGACACTGATGCCCTGCGCAGCCAGTTCCAGCCGCAGGCTTTCGCAATAGGTCACCACTGCCGATTTGGATGCGCTGTAGGCGCCCGCGCCGGGCAGGCCGCGTATGCCCGCCACGCTGGCGATGCCGACCAGGCGCCCTGCCCCCGCCGCGCGCATCGGCGCAATAAACGGCTCGAACGTGGACACGGTGGCCAGCAGGTTGGTGTCGACAATGGCCTTGAAGACGTCGAAATCCTCGCCATGGTCGGTCAGCGTGCCGGCGCTGATGCCGGCGCTGGCGATGACCACGTCCACCCTGCCCTGGCAGAACGCGATGAAGTCCTGCGCCGCAGCGTGCAGCGCGGGACGGTCGCGCACGTCCACGGCATAGCATCGGTGATTGCCGGGCAGGCTGTCCGCCAGTTCGCGCAGGGCGTCCTCGCGGCGGCCCAGCAAGCCTAGCGTGGCGCCCTTGGCCGCGTACTGCGCTGCCAGGGCGCGGCCAAGGCCGCTGCTGGCGCCGGTGATGAAGACTCTGTCCATGTCCTGCCCTGCCTGTTATCGCGTTGCAAAAAATTAGGGCACGCTTTCGCGTGCCCTAATTGTGACCTGCCGGCTTACTTCTGCAGGGAAGCGTGAAGCTCTTGCAGCGGGTACACCTGCAGGCCGAGGCCTTGGCGCAGATACTGCATGCCTTCGACCGCGGCGCGAGCGCCGGCGATGGTCGTGAAGAAGGTCACGCGGGCGGCCAGCGCCTGGGTGCGGATGGTGCGCGAGTCGACGATGGCGTTGCGGCGTTCTTCGACAGTGTTGATGACCAGCGAGATTTCGCCGTTCTTGACCATGTCGACGATGTGCGGGCGGCCTTCGGTGACCTTGTTGACCACCTGCACCGGAATGCCGGCGGCTTCGATCTCGGCGGCCGTGCCGCGCGTGGCGACCAGCTTGAAGCCCAGGGCGTGCAGGCCGCGCGCCACTTCAACGGCACGGGGCTTGTCCTGGTTCTTGACGCTGATGAACACCGTGCCGGATTCCGGCAGGCGCACGCTGGCGGCAAGCTGCGACTTCACGAAGGCTTCGCCGAAGCTCATGCCCACGCCCATCACTTCGCCGGTCGACTTCATTTCCGGGCCGAGGATGGTGTCCACGCCCGGGAACTTGACGAACGGGAAGACGGCTTCCTTGACCGAGAAGTAAGGCGGCACGACTTCCTTCGTGATGCCTTGCGCGGCGAGGGTCTGGCCGGCCATGGCGCGCGCGGCGATCTTGGCAAGCTGCAGGCCGGTGGCCTTGGAGACGTAAGGCACCGTGCGCGAGGCGCGCGGGTTCACTTCCAGCACGTAGACATCGCCGCCCTGGATGGCGAACTGCACGTTCATCAGGCCGCTGACGTTCAGGGCCTTGGCCATCATGGTGGTCTGGCGCTTGATTTCGGCGATGACTTCCGCCGACAGCGAGTAAGGCGGCAGGCTGCAAGCCGAGTCGCCCGAGTGCACGCCGGCCTGCTCGATGTGTTCCATGACGCCGCCGATGAAGACGGTTTCGCCGTCGGCCAGGCAGTCCACGTCGACTTCGGTGGCGTTGTTCAGGAAGCGGTCCAGCAGCACGGGCGAGTCATTGCTGACCTTCACGGCCTCGCGCATGTAGCGCTCGAGGTCTTGCTGCTCGTGCACGATTTCCATGGCGCGGCCGCCCAGCACGTAGCTGGGACGCACGACCAGCGGATAGCCGATTTCGGTGGCGTGGGCCAGAGCCTCGCCTTCGGTGCGCGCGGTGCGGTTGGGCGGCTGACGCAGGCCGAGCTTGTTGAGCAGCTTCTGGAAGCGCTCGCGGTCTTCGGCGACGTCGATGGATTCGGGGCTGGTGCCGATGATGGGCACGCCGTTGGCTTCCAGGGCGCGCGCCAGCTTCAGCGGCGTCTGGCCACCGTACTGGACGATCATGCCGACCGGGTTTTCCTTGTGGACGATTTCCAGCACGTCTTCGAGCGTCAGCGGCTCGAAGTACAGACGGTCGGAGGTGTCGTAGTCGGTGGACACGGTTTCCGGGTTGCAGTTGACCATGATGGTCTCGTACCCGTCGTCGCGCAGCGCCAGCGCGGCATGCACGCAGCAGTAGTCGAATTCAATGCCCTGGCCGATACGGTTCGGGCCACCGCCCAGCACCACGATCTTCTTGCGATCGGTGGGCGCGGATTCGCACTCTTCCTCGTACGTGGAGTACATGTAGGCGGTGCGGGTGGCGAATTCGGCGGCGCAGGTGTCGACGCGCTTGTAGACCGGGCGCACGTTCAGCTGGTGACGCAGCTTGCGCACTTCGGATTCAACCGAGTCCAGCAGGAACGCGAGGCGGCGGTCGGAGAAACCGCGGCGCTTCAGTTCGAACAGCGTGGCGTAATCCAGGTCGGCCAGCGTCTTTTGCTCGAGCGCCAGCTCGATGTCGACGATTTCCTTGATCTGCGAAAGGAACCACGGGTCGATGTGCGTGATGTTGTGCACTTCGTCCAGCGAGAAGCCTTGCGCGAAGGCGTCGCCCACGTACCAGATGCGTTCCGGACCGGGTTCGCCGAGTTCGACCTGCAGCTTCTCGCGGTCGGTGGTCTTCTGGTTCAGGCCGTCGACGCCCACTTCCAGGCCACGCAGCGCCTTCTGGAACGATTCCTGGAAGGTGCGGCCGATGGCCATGACTTCACCCACGGACTTCATCTGGGTGGTCAGGCGCGCGTCGGCGGTGGGGAATTTTTCGAATGCGAAACGCGGCACCTTGGTGACCACGTAGTCGATCGTGGGCTCGAACGAAGCCGGCGTGGCGCCGCCGGTGATTTCGTTGCGCAGCTCGTCGAGCGTGTAGCCCACGGCCAGGCGCGCGGCGACCTTGGCGATGG
The DNA window shown above is from Achromobacter spanius and carries:
- a CDS encoding histidine phosphatase family protein: MTEIWFIRHGETDWNRQRRLQGWQDIPLNEFGVNQASLLAARLHEEAKHTPIHAIYSSDLQRAHATALPVSEQLGLRVRVEPGIRERGFGVLEGLDHERIDVLAPEAAAAWKSRDPLRPLDGGESLGQFQSRVISTVDDIASRHEGERILMFTHGGVLDIIWRHASGVPLNAPRDAALLNVSINRVGVDGRKWEVLDWGDVTHIAAEVGDDVVP
- a CDS encoding SDR family oxidoreductase, producing the protein MDRVFITGASSGLGRALAAQYAAKGATLGLLGRREDALRELADSLPGNHRCYAVDVRDRPALHAAAQDFIAFCQGRVDVVIASAGISAGTLTDHGEDFDVFKAIVDTNLLATVSTFEPFIAPMRAAGAGRLVGIASVAGIRGLPGAGAYSASKSAVVTYCESLRLELAAQGISVVTIAPGYIKTAMTAHNPYSMPFLMEADAFASRAHAAIGKGTSYTVIPWQMGVVAKLMRLLPNAVYDKLARNAPRKPRKTA
- the carB gene encoding carbamoyl-phosphate synthase large subunit gives rise to the protein MPKRTDLKSILIIGAGPIIIGQACEFDYSGAQACKALKAEGYRTILVNSNPATIMTDPETADVTYIEPITWQAVEKIIEREKPDALLPTMGGQTALNCALDLAHHGVLKKHNVELIGANEHAIEKAEDRQKFKQAMTDIGLESAKSGVAHSMDEAWEVQRRIAAEVGTSGFPAVIRPSFTMGGSGGGIAYNAEEFETICRRGLEASPTSELLIEESLLGWKEFEMEVVRDKADNCIIVCSIENLDPMGVHTGDSITVAPAQTLTDKEYQIMRNASIAVLREIGVDTGGSNVQFAVNPKNGRMIVIEMNPRVSRSSALASKATGFPIAKVAARLAVGYTLDELRNEITGGATPASFEPTIDYVVTKVPRFAFEKFPTADARLTTQMKSVGEVMAIGRTFQESFQKALRGLEVGVDGLNQKTTDREKLQVELGEPGPERIWYVGDAFAQGFSLDEVHNITHIDPWFLSQIKEIVDIELALEQKTLADLDYATLFELKRRGFSDRRLAFLLDSVESEVRKLRHQLNVRPVYKRVDTCAAEFATRTAYMYSTYEEECESAPTDRKKIVVLGGGPNRIGQGIEFDYCCVHAALALRDDGYETIMVNCNPETVSTDYDTSDRLYFEPLTLEDVLEIVHKENPVGMIVQYGGQTPLKLARALEANGVPIIGTSPESIDVAEDRERFQKLLNKLGLRQPPNRTARTEGEALAHATEIGYPLVVRPSYVLGGRAMEIVHEQQDLERYMREAVKVSNDSPVLLDRFLNNATEVDVDCLADGETVFIGGVMEHIEQAGVHSGDSACSLPPYSLSAEVIAEIKRQTTMMAKALNVSGLMNVQFAIQGGDVYVLEVNPRASRTVPYVSKATGLQLAKIAARAMAGQTLAAQGITKEVVPPYFSVKEAVFPFVKFPGVDTILGPEMKSTGEVMGVGMSFGEAFVKSQLAASVRLPESGTVFISVKNQDKPRAVEVARGLHALGFKLVATRGTAAEIEAAGIPVQVVNKVTEGRPHIVDMVKNGEISLVINTVEERRNAIVDSRTIRTQALAARVTFFTTIAGARAAVEGMQYLRQGLGLQVYPLQELHASLQK